The sequence TTTCTCTTCGTTGAAAGTTGAAGTAACGGTTGTTGAGGCGGCGGATCGGGTATTGCCGACAGAGGATGCTGATGCTGCTAAACTGTTAACAAGAGTCTTGAAGAAAAAAGGCATCAAACTTCAAACGAGTGTAAAAGTGCAATCCGTTAGTGAAGCGAATGGTATAAAAACAGTTATTTGTGTTGATTCGAAAGGGAAAGAATTCTCTGTTGAAGCGGATACGTTGCTCGTTAGTACGGGAAGAAGACCGAATGTATCAGCAACACACTCCTTAAATTTGAAGGCAAACGGTCCTTTTATTGAGGTTAATGAAAAAATGGAAACGAGTTTGGCGAACGTCTACGCAGTTGGCGATGTAATTGGCGGCTGGCAGCTTGCTCATGCAGCGAGTGCAGAGGGCGTCGTGGCAGCGAACAATGCAGCAGGTATTCCAGATACGATGGATTATAAAGTGATGCCGCGTTGCACTTATACATTACCCGAAATTGCAGGAGTTGGCCTAACAGAAGCTGAGGCCAAAAAGCAAAATATCGATGTGCGTGTTGAGAAGTTCGATTTTGCGGGCAATGGAAAAGCTCTCACATCTGGTGAGTCTGAAGGCTTTACGAAAGTAATCTATGAAGCGAAATACGGTGAAATGATTGGTGTTGTCATGGTAGGATCACATGTAACGGAAATGATTTCTGAGGCATCGGCATTTATGTATTTAGAAGGGACGGTGGAAGAGGCGGCTAAAATGGTCCATCCTCACCCAACAGTGTCCGAAACGTTTTTTGAAGCGGCTGTTAATAGTGTAGATAAGCTTCGCAAGGGGCTATGATATTCAGTAGGAATGAATTTATGTAAGGATGGGATTGGCAATGGGACAAAATGAACAGAAATTAATGGTGAGAACAGCCACCCTTTATTACCACGAAGGGTGGACGCAGGCACAAATTTCTAAAAAAATTGGCATGTCCCGGCCAATTATCTCTCGATTGCTTCAAAAAGCAAAGGACACAGGTATTGTAGAAGTGTTTATTAAGGACGAAACGGTGCATACAGTAGCGCTCGAGCAACAACTTGAGAAATTTTATGACCTTGATGAAGCGGTTGTTGTACCGACAAGTCACGCGCAGGGGCATACGATGAAAAGTGCGGTTGCCTCTGCAGCCGCTTATTATGCTGCAAAAAAAGCAAGAAATATTAGTCGTCTTGGAATCTCCTGGGGGACGACGGTGTCGGAGTTTGTAAAATCGTATCCGTATGAAAACAGGACAGATATGCACATTGTTCCTTTAGAAGGTGGAATGGGAAGGGAATCCATTGATATTCATGCGAATCATCTTGCGTATGAGCTAGCGAAAAAGATGCAGGCATCCTGTTCCTATTTATATGCGCCTGCAATTGTGGATTCAGAGGAAGTAAAGAATCATTTTATGGAGATTTCGGATATCAAGACGGTATTGCAAGAGGGTGCACAGACGGAAATGGCTATCATTGGTGTTGGTAACCCACATGAGGACTCGACACTTGAAAAAGTAGGTTATCTACAGGCGGAGGATGCTGCATCGCTGAGAGAAGCAGGCGCAGCTGGGGATGTAGGCTTTCGTTTTTTCAATGACAATGGTGAGCTAGTGGATCATCCGTTTAATGAACGGGTTGTTGGTGTTGATTTTGAACAATTGAAAGAGATTCCAACGGTGGTTGCGATTGCAGATGGTACGCATAAATTGAGAAGCTTGAGGGGCATTTTGGCGAGTCGGATTGTTGATGTGCTTGTCATTGATGAGCATTCTGCGGTACAACTTGTCAAAACAAAAACAAATGTTTAGTGTTTTCACAAATGCTCACACCTGCTAGAGGGTGTGTTTTCTTTATTGAATTGTAATTTAAATGCACTTTCTTCCAAAGGAATTGTTATAATGAAGAAAATGTCACTAGACAATAAATGAGGGATTGTTATGTTAAGTTGGGAAGAACGTCGTCAACTCGTTAAAGTTGCCAACCTATACTATGTGGAAGGCTGGACGCAACAGCAGATTGCAAAAAAAATTGGTGTTTCTCGTCCTGTCATTTCGAAAATGCTACAAAAGGCAAAAGATGTGGGAATTGTAGAGGTATACATAAAAGATGAAAACGTACATACAGTAGACTTAGAAAAAAAGCTTGAAGAAAAATTTAGGTTGCAGGATACGGTTGTAGTTCCGGCTACTGGCCTTACACCAGATATGACCAGGCGCGCAGTTGGTCAAGCGGCCGGACGTTATTTGGCCAAGCATTTAGCAAGTGACGTAGAAAGGCTTGGTATTTCTTGGGGAACGACGCTTGCAGAAGTTGTCAAAGAGTACCCTTTTGAGCGACGAGAAAATATGAGTGTGGTCCCTCTTGTCGGGGGGATGGGAACAAAAAGTGTGGAAATTCACGCTAATCATCTTGCTTATGAGCTTGCTAAAAAAATGAATGGCAAGTGTTGCTACTTATACGCGCCCGCCATTGTTGAAACGGAAGAGTTAAAAGACCGACTTGTAAAAATGGATGACATTGCCCAAGTATTAGAAGAAGGGAAGAATGTCCAAGTTGCTGTAATTGGTATCGGAAATCCGCATAAGGGATCTACGATGAAGGATATTGGTTATTTGCAAGATGCCGATATTCAAAATTTGAAAAAAGCTGGTGCTATTGGAGATATTAGCTCTCGCTTTTTTGATCAGGATGGTACGCCTATCGAGAACAATCTCAATAACCGAATTATTGGTCTGAGTCTGAAGGACTTGAGGAAAATCCCTTATGTCATTGGGGTTGTAGAAGGGGCGTATAAGGCGGAAAGTATTCTAGCTGCGCTTCAAGGCGGCTATGTGCAAACGCTAATTATTGATGAAGAGACTGCACGGGCTCTATTAAATTAAATAATAAAACGGAAATATGCCCTGAATATTCGGGCATATTTTATTTTTCTGACAGTGTCACAATTGTGTACAAAAAGCGAGCTACAAACTGGGATGAAAACGCATACATTTGTTTAGGTATCCGTGATAACATAAAAATAAGCAGGGAGGTCACAACGATGTATCTAGATGAAAGAAGCAGTTTATTGTTAAAGGATCTAATTCATAATCCAGACTTTAAAAATAAAGATCTGGAGGAAAAGTATGGTCTAAGCCGACGCCAAGTGAGCTATAGCATTGAAAAAGTCAATGGCTGGTTAACGATGAACGATTTGCCGAAGATTGAACGGACAAATAATGGTTTTTTCATAATTAGTGTAGAGTTGTTGTCATATTTTAAGGTGGACAATCAGAAGGAGCTTGTCAGACAGCAATATAATTTGTCTGAGAAAGAACGAGTACAGCTTATTTTATTATTGATTTTAAGCAAAGAGGACGCTCTGTCGCTTATTCACCTTACAAGTGCCTTGCTGGTAAGTAAGAATACAGTATTAAATGATCTGAAATTAGCACAAGCGATGCTTCACTCACATAATCTTGCTGTCAACTACTCGCGCCAGTCTGGATATGTAATGACGGGGAATGAATTGCAAAAGAGAAAATTGCTGATAGATACGATACAGATTGTTCTTGATAATGAACATGGCGAAGCAATTATCGAAAAAATAACAGGTGTTGAAAAAAAGAAACGACAAGAAGTTCAGCGATGGCTTGAGCAGATAGAAGAGCAGCTGAATTTAACATTTACTGATGAAAGGATGAAGCAACTACCCTATATTCTTACGATTATCCTTATACGAATAAAGCAGAAAGAATGCATTGAAGCTGCTTTCTCTATTCATTATGAAGAACTTTCAGATACTAAAGAATACCAAGCTGTTGAATTACTGCTATCTACCTATGGTGATATTCCAAGGGAAGAGCGGTTGTTCATAACACTGAATATTCTAGCATCTAATGTTTCAGCTTCTGAAGTATTAGCAGATAAAATTGTTCCTCAATTAATGAAAGCTGTAGAAGAAATACTAGTGTTGTTTGAACGAAATACTTGTATTGAATTAAAGGAAAAAGAGAAACTCATTCAACTCATTTTTATCCATATGAAACCGGCATATTACCGGATTAAATACCAGCTGACAACTTCAAATATGTACACAGAAAAAATTAGTACGGAATTTGGAGAACTTCATTATTTGATAAAACAGTCGCTTGAGCCGCTACAAACATTAATTGGAGAACCGATACCAGAGAGTGAAGTTGTCTATTTAACGATGTTTATCGGTGGGTGGCTTGAGCGGCAGGGAGACCATATTCATTATAAAACACGAGCTGTGGTCGTCTGCCCGAATGGATTATCTGTTTCCAAGTTGATGAAAAATAGTCTGCAAAAGATTTTTCCTGAGTTTCTCTTTTTAGATTCTTTGTCTGTGCGAGAATTTCATCATTTTAAGTTAGATTATGATCTGGTCTTTTCGCCGCATATGCTGCCAACGGAGAAAAAGGTATATATTGTCCAACAACTACCGACGGAAGAAGAAAAATTGCAACTCAGGAAACGAGTCATGCAGGAGCTATATGGCTATGCGCCCTCCGTCATCAGTGTAGAAGAAATACTTTCTATTGTTAACAAGCACCAGGGGAGAAATAATGATTCGAAGCTAAAAAAGGAATTACAGTCATTTTTGGAAATAAAGCAAGCAACGCCAACGATACGAGACTTAGGAAAGAAGGTACGACCCAATCTGACAGATTTTATCACAGAAGAGGTTATTACAATAGTTCCTGCTGTTTCGGACTGGCAAGAAGCGATACGTCTTTCTGCAGCTCCACTCATTCAAAATGGCTCTATTGAACCGGAATATGTGGAGGAAATTATTCGTGACCACAATTATGAAATCCCGTATATGGTTCTGGGAAAACAGGTATCGATTCCACATGCAAACCCTGAAAGTGGTGTGAATAAAACGGCAATGAGCTTGTTATGTATAAAAGAGGGTGTATCGTTTTCGAAACAATTTCATGTTCATCTGGTTGTGGTAATAGCTGCGAAAGAGAAGGAAAAGCATATTAGAGGGCTGTTTCAGCTATCGAAACTTGCCCTTAATGATGAAGAGGTATATGCGATTGCACAGGCAAACAGTAAGAAAAAAATCATCGATATTATGAGAACGTATGAGGAAGAGGATGAGGACGATGGATAACCGTATTACATTAAATACGCAGCTTGTGGAGTTGCAGGCAGAGCATGAATCAAATGAAGATGTTATTCGTCATCTGTTCGAAAAGCTTCATTCACTTCACTATGTGAAAGAATCTTATTTGGAAGCCGTTTTGGATAGAGAAAAGGAATATCCAACTGGATTACCGCTTACGAAAACGGGCGTAGCAATTCCGCACACTGATTCAGAGCATGTGTTGAAACCAACCATCGCCATAAGTGTATTGAACAAGCCTGTCACATTCAGTGTAATGGGTAGTCCTGAGACAAAAATTGATGTTGAAATTGTTCTCATGCTTGCGATTTCTGATCCACAAAAACAAATTTCGATGCTTCAGCGATTAATGACTGTTTTTCAGGATGAGCAAGCAATGGAACTAATTAAAAGTGCAAAAAGGGAAGAAGAAGTAGTGAATTTGTTAAATAATCAGCTCCAATTAAATGAGAGCGCTTAAATAAAATCGTTTTTAAAATAACTCTGGGGGTGTAAAAATGATTAAAGAAGCAGTGGATTTCGTATTGGATTTAGGTCCGACTATTATGCTGCCAATTATCATGTTGGCGTTTGGCTTAATTTTGAAACAGGGGTTTAATAAATCTTTTCGTGCAGCACTGACAATTGGTATCGGTTTCGTTGGGGTGAATCTTGTGATTGGGCTTCTTATGGAAGCACTTGGACCTGCCACACAGGCAATGGTTGAATCACTCGGCCTTAGCTTAGATATTTTAGATGTAGGTTGGCCGATTGGTGCGGCGATGTCATTTGGAACGCCGGTTGCACCGCTGATGATTCCTTTAATTCTTATTCTAAATGTTATTTTGTTGTCCTTAAATTGGACGAAAACGTTGAACGTCGATATATGGAACTTCTGGCATTTGATTTTCGCGGCTTCTATTGCCTATTATGCCTACGATAACATGTTTCTGGCAATCGCTGTAGGTCTAGTTGTTACTGCAATTACGCTGAAGTTAGCAGACTGGACTGCGCCTGCGATTGAACATCATTTTGGCCTGAAGGGTGTCTCGATGGCGCACTCAGAAACGGTCAACTTTGCACCATTGATGTATGCATCCAATCGTATCATGGATAAAATTCCGGGGCTGAACAAATTGCATGCTGATCCTGAAACATTGAAGAAACGATTTGGTATTTTTGGTGAACCGCTTGTCATGGGTTTGGTACTTGGAGTTCTAATCGGTCTACTTGGCGGTTATGACGCTAAAGGGGTGATGGGGCTTGGTGTTCAAATGGCTGCTGTCCTCATTTTAATGCCGCGTATGGTAGCGCTTCTGATGGAAGGACTCATTCCTATTTCGGAAGGGGCTCGGGATTATATTAATCGAAAGTATCCTGGTAAAAACGTCTACATTGGACTTGATACTGCCATTGTCATTGGACATCCGGCGAATATGGCAGTTGCGCTTTTGATGGTGCCTATTACAATTTTGCTTGCAGTTACTTTGCCTTACAATAATATGTTGCCATTTGCTGATTTATCGGTGCTACCATTCACAGTAGTTTGGGCGGTTGCGGCTGCCCGCGGAAACATTATTCGTGGACTGATCAATAGTGTTTTTGCCTTAATGATTGTGTTCTTTATTGCGACAAACCTAGCAGAGCTAGCAACGACGATGGGACGCGCAGTTGGCTTTGCTTTCCCAGAAGGAGCATCGTTAATTTCTGGTATTGATTTAGGTTCACACATACTTCCATGGATTATTCTTCGTTTGCTCGATCCAAGTAACCCTTATTTCATTGCAGCACTTGGAGCAGCCCTTATTTATGGTTTGCTATGGTACTGGGTCCGCAACGATATTCGTAAGCAATATGCAAAAGAAATGGGTCTTGAGGTACAGGAAACAAATGCTTCAGTGAAAAAATAATAGTAGACTTTAGGAGGAATTAATGATGGCTAAAAAAATACTTGTATCATGTGGGACAGCAGTTGCGACATCTACGGTTGTTGCAAAAAAAGTGGAAGAAATACTTGGGAAAAAGGGATACGATGTTGTTGTTGAACAGTGTAAAGCATCGGAAGTGCCTTACAAGGCGGCGGGTGCAGATGTGATTGTGACAACGACGCCTATCAGCGATGCCGGGGATACACCGGTTATTCAAACGATTTCGTTTTTAACGGGTGTTGGCATAGATGATGATATTGAAAAAATCATCAAGTATTTAAACTGATATCAAGGGGTCTTTATGGCCCCTACTCATTTTTGGAGGAGGCGTTCACTGTGTCGACTTACAGCTACAATAACTCAGCAAGAAATATGACACTCATCGTTCCAGTGCTATTGATGGTTGGCCTTTTTATATGGGCTGTGTATGGATTATTTTCTGAAGGTGCTCTCATGATTTATAAGCTTACGGTTTACACGATGCCTGTTCTTCTTGCATCCTCTTTTTTCGGGCTACATAACCCATCGAGCATTGTTGTGACGGATGAAACGATCACATTTAACGGTTTTGGGCGCAGCCATACGTATACATGGGAAGAGGCTGGAATCATCTATATAAAAAGTTACGGTTATGTTGGCAAAACACTTATCCGTCTTGGTAAGCCACGTATTTTAGGTGGGCGCTACTGGATTACGAATGAGATGCAAGGATACAGTGAACTGCTCGACTTCTTAGAGCAAAGGGATGGAAGGGGAGTGGCAAAATGAAATCGGCGGTTTTTTACGATAAGCATGATATTCGATACGAAGAGCACCCCATTCCGGAAATTGGAGTAGGAGAAGTTCTATTGAAGATGGAGATATGTGGGTTATGTGGCACGGATATTCATAAAGTACTGGGCGAAACAGTACCTTCTTCAAGTGTGCTTGGCCATGAGGTTTCTGGAACAATTGTCAAGGTAGGGCATGGTATCGAGGATTATAAAGAAGGTGATCGAGTGTACGTTGCTCACCACGTACCTTGCTTTACCTGCCATTATTGCCAACGAAAGATGTATACACTATGTAAACAATTTAAAGAAACAAATCTTGATCCAGGTGGATTTTCTGAATATATCCGTGTTCCAGCGCTACACGTCAAGCATACAATGGGCAAGTTACCTAATGATGTGACGTTCGAGCAAGGTGCATTGGTAGAACCAGTTGCCTGCTGTCTACATGGATTTGAATCAATTCGTATTCGTCCAGGAGACTCAGTACTTATTTTGGGAGCAGGGCAGATTGGCTGTATTCAAATCCAGATTGTGCGGCACCTGCTGGCAGGCCAGATTATTGTCAGTGATATTAACCCTTATCGTCTGGAACAATCGCTACAGTTTGGCGCAGATTACACGGTGAATAGCCAACATGAAAATATGGTGGAAAAAGTTATGCAGTTAACAGGTGGAAATGGTGTTGACCATGTAATTATTTCCGCAGGAATCAACAGTTTACTACCGCAAGCGATGGAGTGTGTCAGACGCGGCGGAACGATTCTAGTGTTTGCACCTTTCAAAAATGAAAATATATCAATTCCAGCAGAGCGATTTTTCAATGATGAGATTAAAGTAATTGGCTCATATTCATCGAATCCATACAATTATGAAATTGCGCTACAAATGATACAACAAGGCGTTATTGCTACAGAGAAGATGGTTACGCATCGCTTTCCACTATCGCAATTACTTGAAGCTATTCAATGTGCACATAATCCGAATGAACATGTGTTAAAAGTGCTAATCACTCCTTAATTAAAATGTATGAGACTTGTGAGATTATAATCAGGGGAGGAACGTCATGGACATTATGCTTAATGGGAAAACAGCACTGGTCATTGGTGGAAGTAGTCCAATGATTTCAGCGATTTGTACACAACTTGCAGAATCCGGTGTGCACGTCTGGCATCAACTATTTAAACAAGAGAAACAGGAAAAAGTCCCACTGGTTACATCTATTGTGGCCGATGTGCGAAATCCAAATGACATGAAAAAGTTAATAACAACTATTTTAAATGAAAGTGAAAAAATTGATTTATTAATCAATGCTTCTCCTATGGAGCCTGCCTGCTTATTGAGTGAGTTGGCAGTAGAAGACTGGTTAAGGGTATTTGAATTTCATATAGATGTCCCTTTTCTTTCTTGTAGAGAAATTATTCCACAAATGGTTCGGCAAGGCGGCGGTGCCGTCGTAAATATTTCTTCATCCGCAGCAATTACGGGAGAAGGTGGACCCCATTTTGCTGCTGCGAAAAGTACATTAAATGCGATGACGCGTGGGTTGGCTCGTGAATACCGCGGCCAAGGTATCCAGGTGAATGGAGTAGCCCCTTCTCCCTTTACAAAAGATGAAGAAGAGAATCGAAGTATAGCCGCTTCGACAGCTGCGATGGTAGTCCTTCTCTGTTCGGAATATGGTAGGCGTTTCAGTGGAGAAACAATCATGATTGATGGAGGGGAAAGTGTTGGATAATGTTCTTGTCATTGGAGGCGCAGCAGGAATTGGACGAGAGATTGCACTTGATTTTGCGAAAAAAGGCCATCAAGTCGCTGTTGCAGATATTGATCGAACGACATTGAATACGATGATCCAGCAAAGTTCAGTGGAACAGAATCTTCACGCATTTGATGTAGATGTTAGTTCGTGGGAAAGTGTATCAGCGATGGCGCGGCAGGTGATTGAAAAGTTTGGCCATGTTCATACACTTGTATTTTCAGCAGGCATTACCAAAAGGCTTGGCTTGGAGGAAGTAGACTGGGCTTTATGGAAAAAAACGATGGCTATAAATTTGCACGGCTTATTTTATAGTATAAAAGCAATAAGCCCTTATATGATGGCAAGAAAAGAAGGAAGTATTGTCATTATTGGATCGGGTTCCGCTATCACCGGCTCAGGCGGGGGAATACAATATTATGCCTCAAAAGGTGGAGCATTTGGATTGATGAGATCGCTCGTAAAGGAACTTGGTTCTTATGGCATCAATGTAAATGTGATTGCTCCAAGAGTAATTCAATCACAAATGCTTGATGCATTGTATCCGACAGCTGAGTCGAAACAAGCTATTATGAATGAGATTCCAATTGGTCGATTAGGAAAACCTTCGGATATATCTGAACTTGTGCAGTATGTAAGTGCCAAGCAAGCTAAGTATATTCATGGTCAAATCTTAGTATTAGATGGTGGAAGGACATATCAAGGGAAATAAAAGAACTACTATTACAAACGATTTACCTCGTTTGTAATAGTAGTTCTTTTTTTATTTTATAGCAAGTTTACTAATCGATTGAATATTTAGTATTGACAACATTTCATCAAATAGCATACAATACAGTTATTACAAACGTGTCGGTATAGAACAAATGTAAATAAGGGGTGGTGGTTGTATGTGGGGATACCTATTGGGCGGATTTGTTAGCTTGTGGTTACTTCAAATTTATTTATCGACATTGCAAATGAAACATTATAAAGCAACGGTTCAGGATATGAGCAGACGTGATAGCGGTTATCTGGGGGTTGGGGTAGAAAAAAAGAAACTTGGTTCGGGAACGGTTATTATTCTTGTGACTAACACAGAGGGGATTGTTGAGGATTGTCGTGTGATGAGTGGTGTAACTGTTTTTATTAAATTCAAAGAATGTAAGCGGTTTATTGGGGAGCATATTTCGATGCTTCAAGATGATAAATGGACAGTATCGCTCGAAATGGCCGTCGAAAAAATTAAGCAACAAATGGGGAAAGTCGCAACTGCATAAACACCATAGTAGGACAATAATAGTAGGGGGGAATTTGGTATGGATTTCTTAGTGAAGTTGGCAGAAGGGTTTATCGGCATGTTCCAAGCGGGTGGCGAGACATTCATGGGCATGTTTACTGGTATTATTCCAACGTTAGTTTGTTTGATTCTTGCTGTAAACGCTTTAATTAAAATTGTTGGGGAAGAGAGAATCGACCGCTTTGCCCGGAAATGTACAAAAAATATTATTTTACGCTATACATTGTTTCCACTATTAGCGGTATTCTTTTTAACAAATCCGATGGCATACACATTCGGTAAATTTTTACCGGAACGTCAGAAGCCAGCGTTTTACGATTCGGCAGTTTCGCTTGTGCATCCGATAACAGGGTTGTTCCCGCACGCGAATGCGGCAGAACTTTTTGTCTATATGGGAATTGCACAGGGAATTACCGCACTTGGCTTATCGGTTGGGCCACTTGCTATTCGATTCTTTATTGTTGGTATGATCGTGATCTTGATCCGTGGGATTATCACAGAACGAATTACAATTATGATGATGAAACGACAAAATATTTCTATCAATGATTGAGGATGAGGGGAGGAATAGTAGATGACTGAATTTAAAGCGGTTAAGGTTTCAAAGGGCAGCAGTGGTTGGGGAGGTCCCCTTGTCATTCAGCCGGACGGGGAGAAAAAGTATATTGTTTCGGTGACGGGTGGAGGCATTCACCCAGTTGCTCAGCATATCGCCGATTTAACAGGTGCAGAAGCAGTGGATGGTTTTAAAACATCTATTGAAAAAGAGAAAATGGCTTGTGTAATCATTGACTGTGGTGGTACGGCACGTTGTGGTGTTTACCCTAAAATGGGTGTCTTAACATTGAATTTGACACCGACATCGCCATCAGGACCATTAATGAAGTTTATTCAAGAAGATAATTTCGTTTCGGGTATTAAAGAGTCCGATGTTGAACTGACAGAAGGAGCAGAATCATCTGTGATGGGGACTGTGCATCCCAAAAATGCACAAGAACTCAAAGCGGAGGCTCGTGAAAAAGTTGCTCAGATGAAGGACAGCAAGGGTGAACCACGCAAACAGAATATTGTAGAGAAAATTGGACGTGGCATGGGTGGTGTCATAGGGATTCTCTACCAAGCAGCTCGTGAAACGATTGAGCAGGTTATGAAAAATATTATCCCATTTATGGCGCTTGTTAGTACGCTAATCGGGATTATCCTTTATACAGGAATTGGCGATATTATCGCTAACTTTGTCTCTCCGCTAGCGGGAAATATTTGGGGATTATTGCTGTTATCTGTTATTTGTGCGGTTCCTATTTTGTCGCCATTGCTCGGTCCTGGCGCAGTTATTGCACAGGTTGTTGGTGTTTTGGTTGGAGTGGAAATTGGTAAGGGGAATATCCCGCCAAGCTTAGCTCTTCCAGCGTTATTCGCTATTAACCCACAAGTAGGTGCTGATTTTGTACCTGTAGGCTTAACACTTGGGGAAGCGAAACCAGAAACAGTTGAAGTGGGTGTACCAGCGGTTCTTATGTCGCGTCTAATTACAGGGCCATTGGCTGTATTGATTGCATATGTATTTAGCTTTGGTTTGTACGAATAATATGGATGTTATATAGAAGGTATTTGGAGGTTTAGGAATGAAGACAATTTATGAGTCCGCAGTTACGGAAATTGGTGCTGACGTAGACATGTTTCTGGAAGAGAAGATGATGATTATTTTTAATGAGAGTGCACCGCAAGAATTACGTGATATTGCGATTTTACATCGCATTGCACCTTTGGAGGGGCATATTACGGTCGGTGATGTACTCGCATTTGATGAGCAGTCTTATAAAATCACATTTGTAGGTGAAAAGGTAAATGAAACAGTGAGTGAGTTCGGTCATTGCACAATTAGCTTCACCGGTGCGGATCACGCAGATTTACCGGGAACACTATGTGTGGAAGCAAAAGAAATGCCGACGATTTCTACTTCAACGAAAATTACAATTAAAACAGCCAGGGAGGCATAATAGATGTTAGGACTTAATCGAAAACTTATAGAGCTAGAGAAGGCAGGTAAGGAAATTAAAGTAGGTCTCATTGGCTGTGGGCAAATGGGACGTGGTATGATTTCGCAGATTGAAAACATGAAAGGTATGCGTGTTGCAGCCACAGCAGATTTACAGACAACAATCATTCAAAATGCATATATGTTAGCAGGTGTAGAGCCACAGCAAATCATCACGACAAATGAGATTGAAGCAGCGGAAAAAGCAATGTCTGAAGGAAAAGTTGTAGCCACAACTGATGCATCCCTAGTAATTGAGCTACCAGGCATTGATGTTATCGTAGATGCAACGGGTGTACCGAATATTGGTGCTGAAATTGCTTGGAAGGCTATTATGAACAAAAAGCATATCGTCATGCTCAATGTAGAGGCTGATGTTACGATTGGTCCACTTCTTCATCAAATGGCGGAGGCGAGCAATGTCGTTTATACGGGTACGGCAGGTGACGAGCCAGGTTGTATTATGGAGCTACATGATTTTGCTGACGCACTTGGGTTTGATATTGTTGCGCTAGGAAAAGGGAAAAATAATCCATTGAATTATGAGGCTAATCCTGCGACGGCTGAAGCAGAGGCTAAAGAAAAAGGATCTAGTCCGAAAATGCTGGCATCATTCCAAGATGGAACAAAAACGATGGTCGAAATGAATGCAGTTGCGAATGCAACGGGGTTCTTGCCGGATGTACCGGGGATGCATGGCCCATCTGGTACGGCAAGCGAGCTTCCAGATATTTTCCGTTCAAAAGCGGAGGGTGGTATCTTGAACAATAAGAAAATTGTTGACTATGTAAATGGTGTAGCACCAGGCGTATTCGCGATTATTTCATCAGAAAAAGAAGAAGTCAATCATGAAATGCAGTATTTGAAAATGGGGCCGGGGCCAAACTATATTCTATATCGTCCTTACCATTTAACAAGTCTTGAAACACCATTATCTGTGGCGCGTGCATACTTGAATCAGTCTGCTACAATTGCACCATGGCACGGTCTGCAAGCAGAAACTGTCGCTACGGCGAAAAAAGATTTGCAACCAGGCGATCGTTTAGATGGCATTGGTGGATTTACAGTGTACGGA comes from Sporosarcina sp. FSL K6-3457 and encodes:
- a CDS encoding PTS glucitol/sorbitol transporter subunit IIA — protein: MKTIYESAVTEIGADVDMFLEEKMMIIFNESAPQELRDIAILHRIAPLEGHITVGDVLAFDEQSYKITFVGEKVNETVSEFGHCTISFTGADHADLPGTLCVEAKEMPTISTSTKITIKTAREA
- the srlE gene encoding PTS glucitol/sorbitol transporter subunit IIB; the encoded protein is MTEFKAVKVSKGSSGWGGPLVIQPDGEKKYIVSVTGGGIHPVAQHIADLTGAEAVDGFKTSIEKEKMACVIIDCGGTARCGVYPKMGVLTLNLTPTSPSGPLMKFIQEDNFVSGIKESDVELTEGAESSVMGTVHPKNAQELKAEAREKVAQMKDSKGEPRKQNIVEKIGRGMGGVIGILYQAARETIEQVMKNIIPFMALVSTLIGIILYTGIGDIIANFVSPLAGNIWGLLLLSVICAVPILSPLLGPGAVIAQVVGVLVGVEIGKGNIPPSLALPALFAINPQVGADFVPVGLTLGEAKPETVEVGVPAVLMSRLITGPLAVLIAYVFSFGLYE
- the srlA gene encoding PTS glucitol/sorbitol transporter subunit IIC → MDFLVKLAEGFIGMFQAGGETFMGMFTGIIPTLVCLILAVNALIKIVGEERIDRFARKCTKNIILRYTLFPLLAVFFLTNPMAYTFGKFLPERQKPAFYDSAVSLVHPITGLFPHANAAELFVYMGIAQGITALGLSVGPLAIRFFIVGMIVILIRGIITERITIMMMKRQNISIND
- a CDS encoding NAD(P)H-dependent oxidoreductase — protein: MLGLNRKLIELEKAGKEIKVGLIGCGQMGRGMISQIENMKGMRVAATADLQTTIIQNAYMLAGVEPQQIITTNEIEAAEKAMSEGKVVATTDASLVIELPGIDVIVDATGVPNIGAEIAWKAIMNKKHIVMLNVEADVTIGPLLHQMAEASNVVYTGTAGDEPGCIMELHDFADALGFDIVALGKGKNNPLNYEANPATAEAEAKEKGSSPKMLASFQDGTKTMVEMNAVANATGFLPDVPGMHGPSGTASELPDIFRSKAEGGILNNKKIVDYVNGVAPGVFAIISSEKEEVNHEMQYLKMGPGPNYILYRPYHLTSLETPLSVARAYLNQSATIAPWHGLQAETVATAKKDLQPGDRLDGIGGFTVYGTLYSQQESVAANGLPIGLVDANVVMKRAVKKGEIVTYDDVEQEKESMIWKLRALQAMSF